A window of Marinobacter salarius contains these coding sequences:
- a CDS encoding EAL domain-containing protein, with product MQKLLTRLQRFRTGSPLSFRLLAYILLFSSLFTLISSAIQIYSDYRKDLSQIDRRMMVVETGYTSSLARSLWALDQKLLQTQLEGILSLPDIVHLRLKIEPDSELVMGEIPRNAQTISHTFKLTHQGDEMFSLGQLTITADLKRVFSDMRQKVVVVLTTQFLKTFFVSILIIWIFQHFIARHLTTMANYARNFSLNNLSDPLELDRPDTQLNRNDELAQVTVAINQMRERLNDDLERQERDAQEIRKFSKAIEQSPSSVLICDRQWRIEYANQKFSQLTGYDAATIAGKHPGVLSEDAQAHRENRQLWQSIRLQVQRVGVWQGEINSVRKNGERFWEQLIVTPIKNSKGEATGYLILGEDISIRKRYEQQLLRQANYDILTGLPNRMLALDRLKLALAQARRESSLVGVMFLDLDNFKHINDTLGHDAGDNLLIEAARRISSCLRGTSTVARLGGDEFLVILPGLTGPEATSQVAERILKTFAPPYLLNGQEVFVTTSIGISVFPNDSDNSGTLLQHADAAMYQAKHKGKSAYALFAPEMTEVSHERLQMESLMRRALEQKEFELYYQPIVRTESGQLCSAEALLRWNNPGMGMVMPDRFIPLAEETGLITPIGEWVLREACLAAIRWKESTGTDIGISVNVSPRQFRDPGFVDTVMNALKASGLPPQQLELEITERLILDNTIETADILRQLDQSGIRLSVDDFGTGYSALSYLKSYPFDTLKIDKSFVQDVMKEREDASLVKAIINMAHSLGLSVIAEGVEEEAQTHFLQQEGCDYSQGYFYSRPMPENEFQEWLKTNHRAL from the coding sequence ATGCAAAAACTGTTGACTCGCCTGCAACGATTTCGAACCGGGTCTCCCCTGTCCTTCAGGCTGCTCGCATACATCCTGTTGTTCAGCTCGTTGTTCACGCTCATCTCTTCAGCTATCCAGATATACTCGGATTACCGGAAGGACCTGTCGCAGATCGACAGGCGCATGATGGTTGTCGAAACCGGCTATACCTCCAGTCTGGCCCGCAGCCTATGGGCGCTGGATCAGAAACTCCTACAGACCCAGCTCGAAGGCATACTCAGCCTGCCAGACATCGTTCACCTACGCCTCAAAATTGAACCGGATTCCGAACTGGTCATGGGCGAAATCCCTCGCAACGCCCAGACAATCAGCCATACGTTCAAGCTCACCCACCAGGGTGATGAAATGTTCAGTTTGGGTCAGTTGACCATCACCGCCGATCTGAAGCGGGTGTTCTCGGACATGCGCCAAAAAGTCGTAGTGGTGCTGACCACCCAGTTCCTGAAGACCTTTTTCGTTTCGATCCTGATCATCTGGATTTTCCAGCACTTCATTGCGCGGCACCTGACCACCATGGCCAACTACGCCCGCAATTTCTCACTCAACAACCTGTCAGACCCGCTTGAACTGGACCGACCGGATACCCAACTGAATCGAAATGACGAACTGGCCCAGGTCACCGTTGCCATCAACCAGATGCGGGAACGTCTCAACGATGACCTCGAGCGACAGGAGCGCGATGCCCAGGAAATCCGAAAATTCTCCAAGGCGATTGAGCAAAGCCCGTCATCGGTGCTGATTTGTGATCGCCAGTGGCGTATCGAATACGCCAACCAGAAATTCAGCCAGCTCACCGGCTACGACGCTGCCACCATCGCCGGAAAACACCCGGGCGTGCTATCCGAGGATGCGCAGGCCCATCGAGAAAACCGCCAACTGTGGCAATCCATCCGACTTCAGGTCCAACGCGTGGGGGTCTGGCAGGGGGAAATCAACAGCGTTCGCAAGAACGGTGAGCGCTTCTGGGAACAACTGATCGTAACCCCCATCAAGAATTCCAAGGGCGAAGCCACCGGCTACCTGATTCTTGGCGAAGATATCAGTATCCGCAAGCGCTACGAGCAACAACTGCTCAGACAGGCTAACTACGACATCCTGACCGGGCTTCCCAACCGGATGCTCGCCCTGGATCGCCTGAAACTGGCCCTGGCCCAGGCAAGACGCGAAAGCTCCCTGGTTGGCGTGATGTTTCTCGACCTGGACAACTTCAAGCACATCAACGATACCCTTGGGCACGACGCCGGCGATAACCTCCTGATAGAGGCCGCACGACGGATTTCCAGCTGCCTTCGGGGTACCAGCACCGTCGCCAGGCTTGGTGGTGATGAGTTTCTGGTAATATTGCCCGGCCTGACGGGCCCCGAGGCGACGTCACAGGTCGCAGAGCGTATCCTCAAGACCTTTGCCCCTCCTTACCTGCTGAATGGCCAGGAAGTGTTCGTAACCACCAGTATCGGTATCTCCGTTTTCCCGAACGACTCCGATAACAGCGGCACCCTGCTTCAGCACGCCGATGCCGCCATGTACCAGGCCAAACACAAGGGTAAAAGTGCCTATGCTCTCTTTGCTCCGGAAATGACGGAAGTCTCCCATGAACGGCTGCAGATGGAATCGCTGATGCGCCGGGCCCTGGAGCAAAAAGAGTTTGAGCTCTACTACCAGCCCATTGTTCGCACTGAGTCCGGACAACTGTGCTCTGCCGAAGCCCTGCTGCGCTGGAATAACCCCGGTATGGGTATGGTCATGCCCGACCGGTTTATACCCCTGGCGGAAGAAACCGGCCTGATAACGCCGATTGGTGAATGGGTGTTACGGGAAGCCTGCCTGGCGGCCATACGCTGGAAAGAGTCCACTGGTACGGACATCGGCATTTCAGTCAACGTATCTCCCAGGCAATTCAGGGATCCGGGCTTTGTCGACACCGTCATGAATGCTCTCAAAGCCAGCGGTTTGCCCCCCCAGCAACTGGAACTGGAAATCACTGAGCGACTGATCCTTGATAACACCATAGAAACCGCCGATATCCTGCGGCAACTCGATCAATCCGGCATTCGCCTGTCAGTTGATGACTTCGGTACCGGCTATTCGGCGCTCAGCTACCTCAAGAGCTACCCTTTCGATACCCTGAAAATCGACAAATCCTTTGTCCAGGACGTGATGAAGGAGCGGGAGGACGCCTCGCTGGTGAAGGCCATCATCAACATGGCCCACAGTCTTGGCTTGAGTGTAATTGCAGAAGGCGTGGAAGAAGAAGCCCAGACACACTTCCTGCAACAGGAAGGCTGTGACTATTCACAAGGCTATTTCTACAGCAGGCCGATGCCCGAAAACGAGTTTCAGGAGTGGCTAAAGACCAACCATCGCGCCCTTTGA
- the der gene encoding ribosome biogenesis GTPase Der, which produces MTPVIALVGRPNVGKSTLFNQMTRSRDALVADFPGLTRDRKYGEGNYEGQRFIVIDTGGLTGDEKGLDAEMARQSMQAVEEADIVLFLVDGKAGLNGGDELIAAHLRKTGKRAHLVVNKTDGQDPDIAASDFYGLGFESTYLIAASHNRGIRSMLEELLPSEEEREAQDRADRYPGIRIGIVGRPNVGKSTLVNRMLGEDRVIVYDMPGTTRDSVYIPFERMDNQYTLIDTAGVRRRKNVSEVVEKFSIIKTLQAIDDAHVVILVIDAREGLVDQDLHLIGFVLDAGRSLVIAVNKWDGMDPDDRAKVKEQVQRRLDFLDYADKHYISALHGSGVGVMYDSVHDCYESAMAKWPTNRLTAILQDATAQHQPPLVQGRRIKLRYAHQGGSNPPVIVVHGNQTDALPGAYKRYLENTFRKVLKVNGSPIRFEFRSSENPFANKVSRLTPRQKVKQDNDLKKGRPVRKKARMKSKKR; this is translated from the coding sequence ATGACCCCTGTAATTGCTCTTGTCGGGCGCCCCAACGTGGGCAAATCGACACTGTTTAATCAAATGACGCGGTCCCGGGATGCGCTTGTAGCGGATTTCCCCGGCTTAACCCGTGATCGTAAATACGGTGAGGGCAATTACGAAGGGCAGCGCTTTATCGTGATTGATACCGGTGGCCTGACCGGGGACGAAAAAGGCCTGGACGCCGAAATGGCGCGCCAGTCCATGCAGGCTGTCGAGGAAGCAGACATTGTCCTGTTTCTGGTAGATGGCAAGGCGGGACTCAATGGTGGCGATGAATTGATCGCGGCCCATCTGCGCAAGACTGGCAAGCGGGCACACCTGGTGGTCAATAAAACCGATGGCCAGGACCCCGATATTGCCGCTTCCGATTTCTACGGTCTGGGCTTCGAGTCCACCTATCTGATAGCAGCTTCCCATAACCGTGGCATTCGCTCCATGCTGGAAGAGTTGCTGCCGTCCGAGGAAGAGCGTGAAGCGCAAGATCGTGCTGATCGCTATCCAGGCATACGCATTGGCATTGTCGGGCGGCCGAACGTGGGCAAGTCCACACTGGTTAATCGTATGCTCGGGGAAGACCGGGTGATTGTCTATGACATGCCCGGTACCACCCGAGACAGCGTTTATATCCCGTTCGAACGCATGGATAACCAGTACACGCTGATCGATACAGCGGGTGTGCGCCGTCGCAAAAACGTCAGTGAAGTGGTAGAGAAGTTTTCCATCATTAAAACCCTTCAGGCCATTGACGATGCCCATGTGGTCATCCTGGTTATCGACGCCAGGGAAGGGCTGGTGGATCAGGACCTGCATCTGATTGGTTTTGTTCTGGATGCCGGCCGTTCCCTGGTGATTGCGGTCAACAAATGGGATGGCATGGACCCGGACGACCGCGCCAAGGTAAAGGAGCAGGTCCAGCGCCGCCTGGACTTTCTTGACTATGCCGACAAGCATTACATTTCAGCCCTTCACGGTTCCGGTGTGGGCGTAATGTACGATTCGGTTCATGACTGCTATGAGTCAGCGATGGCCAAGTGGCCCACCAATCGTCTGACGGCCATCCTCCAGGACGCTACCGCACAACACCAGCCGCCACTGGTACAGGGGCGCCGAATCAAACTGCGATACGCCCACCAGGGTGGGTCCAACCCTCCAGTGATTGTGGTGCATGGCAATCAGACTGACGCGTTGCCAGGGGCTTACAAACGCTATCTGGAGAATACCTTCCGTAAAGTGCTGAAGGTCAATGGTTCTCCCATTCGCTTCGAGTTCCGTTCCAGTGAAAACCCGTTCGCTAATAAGGTTAGCCGGCTTACGCCGCGTCAGAAGGTCAAACAGGACAATGACCTGAAGAAAGGGCGGCCGGTACGGAAGAAAGCGCGAATGAAGAGCAAGAAACGCTGA
- the bamB gene encoding outer membrane protein assembly factor BamB encodes MPWLVNGHTRLFSLAGMLTLAVLAGCSTSDTFEQPAPVPEISSSVGLEPVWSMGVGDGHDDNFLYLAPLNTGDRLYAASADGEVYAVGSENGEVFWFRDLDEEISAGVGGDQGNLYLVTRDAELMALSREDGSALWRQPLPNEVLASPQSNGRLVVTQTIDGKVLAFDTASGEQAWQYDSDVPVLSIRAAASPLVGADLVLASLANGKLMAISTETGQPVWQYEVGQPQGRTELERLVDVAGEPLILESAAMIVGYQGKLALVDLQTGQEIWSRPASSLQSPMIGNGNIFVAGANGDITAYRGSDRRELWVQDRLSWRQPTQPVVYEDYLLIGDFEGYIHMLSLEDGSLVGQLEFDDEGLRVPFQRLQNGNLLVYGNSGKLSVLKLRTLD; translated from the coding sequence ATGCCCTGGTTGGTTAACGGGCATACCAGACTCTTTTCGCTTGCGGGTATGCTGACACTGGCTGTCCTTGCAGGATGTAGTACCAGCGACACCTTTGAGCAACCTGCACCGGTTCCGGAGATTTCATCCAGTGTCGGGCTTGAGCCTGTCTGGAGTATGGGTGTTGGGGACGGGCATGATGACAACTTCCTGTACCTCGCCCCTCTGAACACCGGAGACCGTTTGTATGCGGCATCAGCCGATGGCGAGGTTTATGCCGTCGGCTCCGAAAACGGCGAGGTATTCTGGTTCCGGGATCTTGACGAGGAAATCAGTGCCGGCGTTGGTGGCGATCAGGGAAACCTGTACCTGGTCACCCGTGATGCTGAGCTGATGGCCCTGTCGCGCGAAGATGGTTCTGCGCTTTGGCGGCAGCCATTGCCCAACGAAGTGTTGGCATCCCCCCAGTCCAACGGGCGCCTGGTGGTGACACAGACCATTGATGGCAAGGTGCTGGCGTTTGATACCGCCTCCGGGGAGCAGGCATGGCAATACGACAGTGATGTCCCGGTCCTGTCAATACGTGCAGCGGCGTCGCCGCTTGTCGGGGCAGACCTTGTGCTGGCTTCACTGGCCAACGGCAAGCTCATGGCGATCTCCACTGAGACCGGCCAGCCCGTTTGGCAGTATGAAGTCGGCCAGCCGCAGGGCCGTACCGAGCTTGAACGGCTTGTTGATGTGGCCGGTGAGCCGCTGATTCTGGAGAGCGCAGCGATGATTGTGGGCTATCAGGGCAAGCTTGCGCTGGTTGACCTGCAAACCGGACAGGAAATCTGGAGTCGTCCCGCCTCCAGCCTGCAGTCACCAATGATCGGCAACGGTAATATTTTTGTCGCGGGTGCCAACGGCGATATCACGGCCTACCGCGGTTCCGACCGTCGCGAGCTGTGGGTTCAGGACCGGTTATCCTGGCGGCAGCCAACGCAGCCGGTTGTCTATGAGGATTACCTGTTGATAGGTGATTTCGAGGGCTACATTCATATGTTGTCGTTGGAAGACGGCAGCCTGGTGGGTCAGCTTGAATTTGACGACGAGGGCCTGCGGGTGCCTTTCCAGCGCCTGCAGAACGGTAACCTTCTTGTGTATGGCAATAGCGGTAAACTGTCGGTATTGAAACTCCGGACGCTCGACTGA
- a CDS encoding YfgM family protein, translating to MAEMRTEEETVQAIKDWWKKNGSSLLIGVGAALAIVFGWQAWQNHQMQQRTEAASQFAELINAYSDETDENRADTVAYVAENLREEYSDSAFAVYGMLMLARQQVMDQGDPEGAIESLTWAQEKAGESGALAMVIRNRLARAQFAAEQYEEALATIEGTDNTGSFGAIFTELKGDILLAQGNREGAREAYLAAREMNQQGRSGILELKLSDLGVEEGA from the coding sequence ATGGCTGAAATGCGTACTGAGGAAGAAACGGTCCAGGCAATCAAGGACTGGTGGAAGAAGAATGGCAGCTCGCTCCTGATTGGCGTCGGTGCGGCGCTGGCGATTGTTTTCGGGTGGCAGGCCTGGCAGAACCATCAAATGCAGCAGCGTACGGAAGCGGCTTCCCAGTTTGCCGAGCTGATCAATGCCTATAGCGATGAGACAGATGAAAATCGCGCAGATACCGTTGCCTACGTGGCCGAGAACCTGCGAGAAGAATACAGCGACAGCGCCTTCGCTGTTTATGGCATGTTGATGCTTGCTCGCCAACAGGTTATGGACCAGGGCGATCCGGAAGGGGCGATCGAGTCCCTGACCTGGGCGCAGGAAAAAGCCGGCGAAAGCGGAGCGTTGGCAATGGTTATTCGCAACCGCCTGGCCCGCGCCCAGTTCGCGGCGGAGCAGTACGAAGAGGCTTTGGCAACCATTGAGGGTACGGACAATACCGGCAGTTTCGGCGCTATTTTTACCGAGCTTAAAGGCGATATCCTGCTAGCCCAGGGTAATCGTGAGGGGGCTCGTGAAGCGTATCTGGCGGCCCGTGAAATGAACCAGCAGGGTCGTAGCGGCATTCTTGAGCTCAAGCTATCCGACCTTGGTGTTGAGGAGGGAGCCTGA
- the hisS gene encoding histidine--tRNA ligase → MAKIQAIRGMNDILPEQTPVWQFVEDTVRKVLSQYGYQEIRMPVVEQTDLFKRSIGEVTDIVEKEMYTFEDRNGDSLTLRPEGTAGCVRAAEEHGLLFNQTRRLWYTGPMFRHERPQKGRYRQFHQIGVECFGMTGPDIDAELLVLTARLWRALGLSEHTRLEINSIGTSAARREYREALVAYLSDYREQLDEDSQRRLGSNPLRILDSKNPDTQRLLVDAPRLDDYLDDESRDHFRQLRSLLDAAGIEYTVNPKLVRGLDYYGKTVFEWITDSLGAQGTICAGGRYDGLVEQLGGKPTVAVGFAMGLERLILLLETLNLVPDSANGNVDVYVAAMGESTVAPALALGESLRNALPGVTVMGHCGGGSFKSQMKKADRSGARYAVILGENEVANGTVGLKPLRSDEGQLDVAQGDLAATLEELLGR, encoded by the coding sequence TTGGCTAAGATCCAGGCAATCCGCGGGATGAACGATATCCTGCCAGAGCAGACGCCGGTGTGGCAGTTTGTGGAAGACACGGTCAGGAAAGTGCTTTCCCAGTACGGTTATCAGGAAATTCGCATGCCGGTGGTTGAGCAGACGGACCTGTTCAAGCGCTCTATTGGCGAAGTGACAGATATCGTTGAGAAAGAGATGTACACCTTTGAGGATCGCAACGGTGACAGCCTGACCCTGCGCCCCGAAGGTACGGCCGGCTGCGTGCGTGCCGCCGAAGAACACGGTCTGCTTTTTAATCAGACCCGCCGGCTTTGGTACACCGGCCCCATGTTTCGTCATGAGCGCCCCCAAAAAGGCCGTTACCGTCAGTTCCACCAGATCGGCGTGGAATGTTTTGGCATGACCGGCCCGGATATTGATGCTGAGCTCCTCGTGTTGACGGCCAGGCTCTGGCGCGCGCTAGGACTGAGTGAACACACCCGCCTGGAAATCAATTCCATAGGTACGTCTGCTGCCCGTCGGGAATACCGCGAGGCGCTGGTCGCGTACCTCTCGGATTACCGGGAGCAGTTGGACGAAGACAGCCAACGGCGTCTTGGCTCGAACCCGCTACGCATTCTGGACAGCAAGAACCCGGATACCCAGAGACTTCTGGTGGACGCGCCTCGTCTGGATGATTACCTCGACGACGAGTCTCGGGATCATTTTCGGCAACTGCGCTCGTTGCTGGACGCGGCTGGCATTGAGTATACGGTGAATCCAAAGCTGGTTCGCGGGCTCGACTATTATGGCAAAACTGTATTCGAGTGGATTACCGACAGCCTGGGTGCCCAGGGGACGATATGCGCCGGTGGTCGCTATGATGGGCTGGTGGAGCAATTGGGAGGCAAGCCCACGGTTGCGGTCGGTTTCGCCATGGGGCTCGAACGACTGATCCTGCTGCTGGAAACGCTTAACCTTGTGCCAGACAGTGCCAATGGCAATGTCGATGTGTATGTTGCGGCTATGGGTGAATCCACCGTGGCACCCGCGTTGGCGCTGGGTGAATCCCTTCGCAACGCTTTGCCGGGCGTAACGGTTATGGGGCACTGTGGCGGCGGCAGTTTCAAGAGTCAGATGAAAAAGGCTGATCGCAGTGGCGCCCGTTACGCGGTCATTCTGGGTGAGAATGAGGTTGCCAACGGGACGGTCGGCCTTAAGCCGTTACGGTCAGACGAGGGGCAACTAGACGTTGCTCAGGGTGATCTGGCCGCGACGCTTGAAGAATTGCTTGGCCGCTGA
- the ispG gene encoding flavodoxin-dependent (E)-4-hydroxy-3-methylbut-2-enyl-diphosphate synthase, which yields MNHESPIKRRKSRQIMVGDVPVGGDAPIAVQSMTNTNTCDVDATVGQIRALQEAGADIVRVSVPTMDAAEAFGKIRSMVSVPLVADIHFDHRIALRVAELGVDCLRINPGNIGRDDRVSAVISAARDGNIPIRIGVNAGSLEKALQRKYGEPTPEALVESAMRHIDILDRHDFQDFKVSLKASEVFMTVAAYRQIAAQIEQPLHLGITEAGGFRSGTVKSSVGLGMLLMDGIGDTIRVSLAADPVQEIKVGYDILKSLRLRSRGINFVACPSCSRQNFDVIQTMNDLEARLEDVNESLDVAIIGCIVNGPGEAKVADLGLTGGSPKNLFYASGKPNQKLDNANLTDDLERLIREEVARRKEKEEAIITRSAD from the coding sequence ATGAATCACGAATCTCCGATCAAAAGACGCAAATCACGCCAGATAATGGTAGGCGATGTTCCTGTGGGTGGCGATGCGCCTATTGCTGTCCAGAGCATGACCAACACCAACACCTGTGACGTGGATGCAACCGTTGGCCAGATCCGCGCCCTGCAGGAGGCTGGAGCGGACATTGTGCGGGTATCCGTGCCTACAATGGATGCTGCGGAAGCGTTCGGCAAGATTCGCTCAATGGTGTCAGTACCATTGGTGGCTGACATCCATTTCGATCACCGAATTGCTCTGCGGGTGGCGGAACTGGGTGTTGATTGTCTTCGTATCAACCCGGGTAATATCGGTCGGGATGACCGTGTCAGCGCCGTGATCAGCGCCGCGCGGGATGGCAATATCCCGATTCGTATTGGCGTCAACGCAGGCTCGCTGGAAAAGGCACTGCAACGTAAGTACGGGGAACCGACACCCGAGGCTCTGGTTGAGTCGGCCATGCGCCATATCGACATTCTCGACCGTCATGATTTTCAGGACTTCAAGGTGAGCCTGAAGGCCTCAGAGGTCTTCATGACGGTGGCGGCATATCGTCAGATTGCTGCACAGATAGAACAACCCCTGCATTTGGGCATTACCGAGGCTGGTGGCTTTCGCTCCGGGACAGTGAAGTCCTCTGTTGGCCTGGGCATGCTGCTGATGGACGGCATTGGGGATACCATCAGAGTATCGCTCGCGGCAGACCCGGTGCAGGAGATCAAGGTCGGCTACGATATTCTCAAAAGCTTGCGCCTGCGCAGCCGGGGTATCAACTTCGTCGCGTGCCCAAGCTGCTCACGCCAGAATTTCGATGTCATCCAGACCATGAATGACCTTGAGGCTCGTCTGGAAGATGTCAACGAGTCCCTGGATGTTGCCATCATTGGCTGTATTGTAAACGGGCCGGGCGAGGCCAAGGTTGCTGACCTGGGCTTGACCGGCGGTAGCCCCAAGAACCTGTTCTACGCGTCGGGCAAGCCCAATCAGAAGCTCGACAATGCCAACCTGACCGACGACCTGGAACGGCTGATCCGTGAGGAAGTGGCGCGTCGCAAGGAAAAGGAAGAAGCGATCATTACCCGCTCGGCCGACTGA
- a CDS encoding RodZ domain-containing protein → MDSDDAQQPSGLSEPTGQLLKRAREQKGLSISAVADAQHLRPAVIQAIEDGHYEQIDSELFLKGYVRTYARQVDLDPDAVIATLDEELEPLRQRKEQAEEANPLIDIERRRRRKRRVAKLLLLLLVIAVIAFLALRFMGELDGITGDTTEPAVSSETAAPAQPEPSEETVSVDDTVDTELAEPGTEEEADRLSAPVDEASIVEDNSELAELPEDPQVNEQVSGSPAPTVEDDSAPAAQPAVDEIDESQVPVVTSEPEPAFQESAQPTAAVGSARLEMTFSDECWVQVTDSAGNRLVGSLQRDGDRINVSGRLPIDVVVGAVDAIESIRFDGQPIDLSGYRVVNNRAEFSLDI, encoded by the coding sequence ATGGACAGTGATGACGCACAACAACCGTCGGGCCTGAGTGAGCCTACGGGTCAATTGCTCAAGCGTGCGCGTGAGCAGAAGGGGCTCAGTATTTCCGCCGTGGCCGATGCCCAGCATCTTCGCCCGGCCGTGATACAGGCGATAGAAGACGGGCATTATGAACAGATCGACAGTGAACTGTTCCTCAAAGGCTATGTCAGAACCTACGCGCGGCAGGTTGACCTTGATCCAGATGCGGTGATCGCGACGCTGGATGAGGAACTGGAGCCACTGCGACAGCGAAAAGAGCAGGCAGAAGAAGCCAATCCGCTGATTGATATCGAACGTCGCAGACGTCGGAAACGCCGCGTTGCGAAATTGCTGCTTCTCCTGTTGGTCATAGCAGTAATTGCCTTTCTCGCATTGCGCTTTATGGGCGAATTGGACGGTATAACAGGCGACACGACGGAACCGGCTGTGTCCTCGGAAACGGCTGCTCCCGCGCAGCCTGAACCGTCCGAAGAGACGGTGTCGGTGGACGACACTGTCGATACCGAGTTAGCCGAGCCTGGAACCGAGGAAGAGGCCGATAGGCTATCCGCGCCGGTTGATGAAGCGTCGATCGTTGAGGACAATAGCGAGTTGGCAGAGCTGCCTGAGGACCCTCAGGTTAATGAGCAGGTCTCTGGCTCTCCGGCCCCGACGGTAGAAGACGATTCCGCTCCGGCTGCGCAACCTGCTGTCGATGAGATTGATGAGAGCCAGGTTCCGGTGGTGACCAGTGAGCCGGAGCCAGCGTTTCAGGAGAGCGCCCAGCCAACGGCTGCCGTCGGCAGCGCTCGCCTGGAAATGACATTCAGCGATGAGTGCTGGGTTCAGGTAACCGATTCGGCGGGCAATCGCCTGGTGGGATCCCTGCAACGGGATGGTGACAGGATTAATGTATCAGGCAGGCTGCCCATCGACGTTGTTGTCGGCGCAGTCGATGCCATCGAATCTATAAGATTTGATGGCCAACCGATTGACCTTTCCGGTTATCGGGTCGTCAACAACCGAGCAGAATTCTCGCTGGATATCTGA
- the pilW gene encoding type IV pilus biogenesis/stability protein PilW yields the protein MRAALVVVLLAMFVAGCVTNTDSRFAREADRDKAVRNYVQLGTAYIGQDNLERARHHLERALELAPDDPGALAAMGLIYNAEGEPELAERSFRESLDSDQGYTRGRVYYGAFLYGAGRFEDSREQFLAASRDTSYNDRASVFFNLGLTEERIGNLEGATTAYRRAVELSRGDAKSLLALSRTLVESGEHQAASRHYSRLMTLMQRNQNLRHSPESLYTGIRIARHLGDRNRESSLGLLLKNNFPNSVEYQQYRVMTSNGQ from the coding sequence ATGCGAGCCGCGCTTGTCGTGGTATTGCTGGCGATGTTTGTCGCAGGGTGTGTGACCAATACCGATAGCCGCTTTGCTCGTGAGGCAGACCGCGACAAGGCTGTCAGGAATTATGTCCAGTTGGGAACCGCCTACATCGGCCAAGATAATCTGGAAAGAGCCCGACACCACCTTGAAAGGGCGCTTGAGTTGGCCCCTGATGACCCCGGGGCGTTGGCGGCCATGGGGCTGATCTATAACGCCGAGGGTGAGCCGGAACTGGCTGAGAGATCGTTCAGGGAATCGCTCGACAGTGATCAGGGCTATACCCGTGGGCGCGTTTATTACGGGGCTTTCCTGTACGGCGCGGGTCGGTTTGAGGATTCCCGCGAACAGTTCCTTGCGGCATCCAGGGACACGTCCTACAACGACAGGGCGTCCGTGTTCTTCAACCTCGGATTGACGGAAGAAAGGATTGGCAACCTTGAGGGTGCTACTACGGCGTATCGGCGCGCTGTTGAATTATCCCGTGGTGATGCAAAGTCGCTGCTTGCGCTGTCACGGACGCTGGTCGAATCTGGGGAGCATCAGGCCGCCTCTCGTCACTACAGCCGCCTGATGACGCTGATGCAACGGAATCAGAATCTCCGCCATTCTCCGGAAAGCCTCTACACAGGTATTCGCATCGCCCGGCATTTGGGCGACAGGAACCGGGAATCGAGCCTCGGACTTCTGCTGAAAAACAATTTTCCAAACTCTGTCGAATACCAACAATACAGGGTGATGACATCCAATGGACAGTGA